A genomic window from Thiomicrorhabdus sp. includes:
- the fnr gene encoding fumarate/nitrate reduction transcriptional regulator Fnr, producing MADIKTAFHIGCGNCGLQKICFPTGLIKSDVDRLDTIVDRKPALKKGQHLYQVGDKFQSLFAIRAGVVKLYEITDSGEEVIHGFYLPGDVLGMDGVENKEHQFNATALDSLSVCSLPFDQLNDLSLQVPNLHNQILKVMSKEANESRLHTDLLMKKSADQRMAQFILGMSERYRERGYVYDAFRLAILHRDVALYLGLTPETVSRILAKMHSDGIASWKKKEVQIHDREGLMALAGISLEQIAKKQKA from the coding sequence ATGGCGGATATTAAAACAGCGTTTCATATAGGATGTGGGAACTGCGGTTTACAAAAAATTTGTTTTCCGACAGGGTTGATAAAATCGGATGTTGATCGTCTGGATACGATTGTCGATCGAAAACCTGCTCTGAAAAAAGGCCAGCATTTATATCAGGTTGGCGATAAGTTTCAATCTTTGTTTGCGATTCGTGCCGGAGTGGTAAAGCTCTATGAGATTACCGACAGCGGTGAAGAGGTTATTCATGGTTTTTATCTGCCGGGAGATGTTCTCGGCATGGATGGCGTTGAAAACAAAGAGCATCAGTTTAACGCCACCGCGCTCGATTCTTTAAGTGTTTGCAGCTTGCCTTTCGATCAGTTGAACGATCTCTCCCTTCAGGTTCCGAATCTACACAACCAGATTCTGAAAGTTATGAGTAAAGAGGCTAATGAAAGTCGGCTGCATACGGATTTGCTGATGAAAAAAAGTGCAGATCAGCGTATGGCTCAGTTTATTCTCGGCATGTCGGAGCGCTACCGCGAAAGAGGTTATGTGTACGATGCCTTCCGATTGGCGATTTTGCATCGTGACGTTGCGCTTTACCTTGGTTTAACGCCAGAGACTGTTTCGCGAATTCTTGCCAAAATGCATTCCGATGGGATCGCTTCCTGGAAAAAGAAAGAAGTGCAGATCCATGATCGAGAAGGCTTGATGGCGCTTGCCGGAATCTCGCTTGAGCAGATTGCTAAAAAGCAGAAAGCTTAG
- the pal gene encoding peptidoglycan-associated lipoprotein Pal, which yields MSFSTIKNLFLVGLMGMTLSGCSSLFDGIWDVDKYAYNEPNDPRLVDKEYQSGSELALRSKGDDGSDSTGAMGAGNGDGDAGAMSAIEAEKAQLLASIRGKVIHFDFDRSVIPPHEYQIIKNNARYMALEPNARVTIEGNCDERGTREYNLALGERRAGAVKDALIDEGVDANRITLISFGEDKPVNDAHNEAAWAENRRAEFVY from the coding sequence ATGTCTTTTAGCACTATTAAGAATTTGTTTCTTGTTGGCTTGATGGGGATGACTCTATCGGGTTGTAGTTCACTGTTCGACGGTATTTGGGATGTTGATAAATATGCCTACAACGAACCGAATGATCCTCGTCTCGTCGATAAAGAGTATCAAAGTGGTTCGGAATTGGCCTTGCGTTCTAAAGGCGACGATGGCTCCGATTCGACCGGTGCTATGGGCGCGGGCAACGGTGATGGAGATGCTGGAGCAATGAGTGCAATTGAAGCAGAAAAAGCACAGCTTCTGGCCTCGATTCGAGGAAAGGTAATTCATTTTGACTTCGACCGTTCAGTGATTCCGCCACATGAATATCAGATCATTAAAAACAATGCCCGCTATATGGCGTTGGAGCCGAATGCACGAGTAACGATTGAAGGGAATTGTGACGAGCGCGGAACTCGAGAGTACAACTTGGCTCTGGGTGAGAGACGTGCGGGTGCCGTTAAGGACGCTTTGATTGACGAGGGTGTCGATGCCAACCGTATTACTCTGATCAGCTTTGGTGAAGATAAGCCGGTAAATGATGCTCACAATGAAGCTGCATGGGCAGAAAACCGTCGCGCGGAATTTGTTTACTAA
- the pepN gene encoding aminopeptidase N, giving the protein MLNQAPKVNYLKDYQAPKFQVEKVELQFELEPNRTRVINRMQIQLTEPQQSLKLDGENLSLISVFLEGEEITEQCTLSDSSLEVPVKSERFVLQIETVIDPQGNTALEGLYRTSGNYCTQCEAEGFRKITYYPDRPDILSYFTTKIIADTKENRVLLSNGNLIESGELDDGRHYAVWHDPFKKPCYLFALVAGNLEFIEDEFITADQRSVTLRIYVEPKNIDQCEHAMESLKRSMKWDEERFGLIYDLDIYMIVAVDDFNMGAMENKGLNVFNSKFVLAKPETATDIDYEGIESVIGHEYFHNWTGNRVTCRDWFQLTLKEGLTVFRDQEFTADMLSPAVKRIEDVKRLRTNQFPEDAGPMSHPIQPQSYIEMNNFYTMTVYEKGAEVVRLYHTILGEEGFRKGMDLYFSRHDGQAVTVDCFRNAMADANGVDLQQMRAWYLQAGTPKLEIVAEYFPELQRYRMKVCQSLPKRHPEAFDPLLIPLKMALFDSEGGVIPLHPAEGCCDKVRLNADEAILLLDQEQQSFEFEAVAVQPVPSLLRGFSAPVKLVYDYSQDELACLAAHDNDSFVRWESMQTLSLNEIKQNISRLQQGEKLQISSAYFCAFEKVLQDEKADPALIALAINLPDLTYIGEQYDVVDVDAIYTVHKWLREQLAVRFEPLFVERYRSVKHDAVYRYAREDIAQRKLKNVCLAYLSLLQDGLPLVLEQCDAKRNMTDVLAALDALSHLDVPQRDERLQDFYRQWRHEALVLDKWFALQASSHHIHALEHVKELMDHPDFTMKNPNRVRSVLGVFGRLNLLGFHRRDGAGYEFLAEQVLKLDRLNPQVAARIVAPFTHWKRYDPARQDRMKRALQSIAASQTLSKDVYEIVSKSLSEN; this is encoded by the coding sequence ATGTTGAACCAAGCCCCGAAGGTCAACTATTTAAAAGATTATCAAGCTCCGAAATTTCAGGTTGAGAAGGTGGAGTTACAGTTTGAGTTGGAGCCGAACCGGACACGGGTGATTAATCGAATGCAAATTCAGCTTACCGAACCGCAGCAAAGTCTCAAACTGGATGGCGAAAATTTATCTCTGATTTCGGTTTTTCTGGAGGGTGAAGAGATCACGGAGCAATGTACGTTAAGCGATTCTTCGCTTGAGGTGCCGGTAAAGAGTGAGCGCTTTGTATTGCAGATCGAAACCGTGATCGATCCTCAAGGGAACACGGCATTGGAAGGTCTGTACCGGACCAGCGGAAACTACTGCACACAGTGCGAGGCGGAAGGATTTCGAAAAATCACCTACTATCCCGACCGACCGGATATTTTGAGTTATTTCACGACCAAAATCATTGCCGATACCAAAGAGAATCGGGTTTTGCTGTCGAACGGAAATTTAATCGAATCCGGTGAATTGGATGACGGCCGTCATTACGCCGTCTGGCACGATCCTTTTAAAAAGCCGTGTTATCTGTTTGCTTTGGTGGCGGGAAACCTTGAGTTTATTGAGGACGAATTCATTACTGCTGACCAGCGTTCGGTCACTCTGAGGATTTATGTAGAGCCAAAAAATATCGATCAGTGTGAACACGCCATGGAATCTTTGAAGCGTTCCATGAAATGGGATGAAGAACGTTTCGGGCTGATTTACGATTTGGATATTTATATGATTGTCGCCGTCGATGATTTCAATATGGGCGCGATGGAAAATAAAGGATTGAACGTCTTCAATTCCAAATTCGTTCTGGCCAAGCCGGAAACGGCAACCGATATTGACTATGAAGGAATCGAATCTGTAATCGGTCACGAATATTTTCATAACTGGACCGGGAACCGCGTGACTTGCAGAGACTGGTTTCAGCTGACCTTGAAAGAGGGATTGACGGTATTCCGGGATCAGGAGTTTACAGCGGACATGCTGTCACCAGCGGTAAAGCGCATTGAAGACGTCAAGCGTCTGAGAACCAATCAGTTTCCGGAAGATGCCGGGCCGATGTCGCATCCGATTCAGCCGCAGTCGTATATCGAAATGAATAATTTCTATACCATGACGGTATATGAAAAAGGCGCCGAAGTGGTTCGACTTTATCACACCATTCTCGGAGAAGAGGGCTTTAGAAAGGGGATGGACCTGTATTTTTCTCGTCACGATGGGCAGGCGGTAACCGTGGATTGTTTCCGTAATGCAATGGCGGATGCCAATGGTGTGGATCTGCAACAGATGAGAGCCTGGTATTTGCAGGCGGGAACCCCGAAGCTGGAAATTGTCGCGGAGTATTTTCCCGAGTTGCAGCGTTATCGGATGAAGGTCTGTCAATCGTTGCCGAAAAGACACCCCGAAGCGTTCGACCCGTTGCTGATTCCGCTTAAAATGGCATTGTTTGATTCTGAAGGTGGCGTTATTCCGTTGCATCCGGCGGAGGGTTGTTGTGATAAAGTCCGCTTGAATGCGGACGAAGCGATTTTGTTGCTTGATCAGGAGCAACAGTCATTTGAATTCGAAGCAGTTGCTGTTCAGCCGGTTCCTTCTCTGTTGAGAGGTTTTTCGGCTCCGGTGAAGCTGGTTTACGACTATTCTCAGGATGAGCTGGCTTGTTTGGCGGCGCATGACAATGACAGCTTTGTCCGTTGGGAATCAATGCAGACATTATCGCTTAATGAAATCAAACAGAATATTTCCCGTTTACAGCAAGGGGAAAAGCTGCAAATCTCTTCCGCCTATTTTTGTGCGTTCGAGAAAGTGCTTCAAGACGAGAAAGCCGATCCCGCCTTGATTGCCTTGGCGATTAATTTGCCCGATTTGACCTACATCGGAGAGCAGTATGATGTCGTTGATGTCGATGCCATCTACACCGTTCACAAGTGGCTCCGCGAACAGCTGGCGGTACGCTTTGAACCGTTGTTTGTCGAGCGCTATCGGAGCGTCAAGCATGATGCAGTTTATCGCTATGCGCGCGAAGACATTGCGCAAAGAAAATTGAAAAATGTCTGTCTGGCTTATCTGTCCTTGCTGCAAGACGGTTTACCGCTTGTATTGGAGCAATGCGATGCCAAGCGTAATATGACCGATGTGCTGGCTGCGCTGGATGCGCTTTCACACCTGGATGTTCCGCAGAGGGATGAGCGGCTGCAGGATTTCTATCGGCAATGGCGTCACGAGGCGCTGGTTTTGGATAAATGGTTTGCCTTGCAGGCATCATCGCATCACATCCATGCTTTGGAACATGTCAAAGAGCTGATGGATCACCCGGATTTCACCATGAAAAACCCAAACCGCGTGCGCAGTGTGCTTGGGGTTTTTGGGCGCTTGAATCTGCTTGGCTTCCATCGACGTGACGGAGCCGGCTACGAGTTCCTTGCCGAGCAGGTTTTAAAACTGGATCGGCTGAACCCTCAGGTTGCCGCGAGAATTGTGGCGCCGTTTACCCATTGGAAACGTTATGACCCTGCGCGTCAAGACAGAATGAAGCGGGCTCTGCAAAGTATTGCTGCCAGCCAGACGCTTTCCAAAGATGTGTATGAGATTGTCAGTAAATCTCTCTCCGAGAACTAA
- a CDS encoding LPP20 family lipoprotein: protein MKRTWVFALFAGVALSGCALTESMVSEGSGAVQASENQASVQVKQSVMKVTEVSKPELIKITGIGYGAEDTYGGYTTGQRRLLAIRSSKLDAYRSLAEQLYGIKIDSTTTVATLTAKNDSFRARVNALVRGARVVSVTPMADQNYETIMEVYVDKHFFEEAFVYRSGSLAASEAERVYKVSSYE, encoded by the coding sequence ATGAAACGGACATGGGTTTTTGCACTGTTCGCCGGTGTGGCACTGAGCGGTTGTGCTTTGACGGAATCGATGGTGTCGGAGGGATCTGGTGCAGTTCAGGCTTCGGAAAATCAGGCATCGGTTCAGGTAAAACAATCGGTAATGAAGGTTACTGAGGTCAGCAAGCCAGAGTTGATTAAGATTACCGGCATCGGTTACGGGGCGGAAGATACTTATGGCGGCTATACAACCGGGCAGCGACGCCTGCTGGCGATCCGTTCTTCAAAGCTGGATGCTTACCGTTCTCTGGCAGAGCAACTCTATGGCATTAAAATCGACAGCACCACGACGGTGGCTACCCTGACGGCCAAGAACGATAGTTTTCGGGCTCGTGTAAATGCACTGGTGCGTGGGGCACGAGTGGTCAGTGTGACGCCGATGGCTGATCAGAACTACGAAACCATTATGGAAGTTTATGTCGATAAACACTTTTTCGAAGAGGCATTTGTCTATCGTTCCGGGAGTTTAGCGGCATCGGAGGCCGAGCGGGTCTATAAGGTGAGTTCGTATGAATAG
- a CDS encoding PilZ domain-containing protein has protein sequence MNTALQDQRNYFRIDVSLPCSYRILNQEEAQQLPADQFDNGEHLKAFFTQNIHQLDQQFEQALQQIQSRSTIVADALNALNAKLNLLLDSVDQKQLSASLPQRQVNLSGGGIAMQIHEHIQMSDKVDLLLKPLEDEEPILVRCEVINIQPGDGSGYKVALSYQNLKEEDRRKLIYFIQSKEIELAQQQRAAQQ, from the coding sequence ATGAACACCGCGCTCCAAGATCAACGCAACTACTTTCGCATCGATGTCAGCCTCCCGTGCAGTTATCGCATCCTGAATCAAGAAGAAGCCCAGCAGCTTCCAGCGGATCAATTTGACAACGGCGAACACCTGAAAGCATTTTTTACCCAGAATATCCATCAGCTGGATCAGCAGTTCGAACAGGCTCTGCAACAGATTCAAAGTCGCAGCACCATCGTTGCTGATGCGTTGAACGCCTTGAATGCCAAGCTGAACCTGCTGCTTGACTCTGTAGATCAGAAACAACTCAGCGCCAGCCTGCCACAGCGGCAGGTGAATCTGAGCGGTGGCGGTATCGCCATGCAGATCCATGAACACATTCAAATGAGCGACAAGGTGGATCTCCTGCTCAAACCGCTCGAAGATGAAGAACCGATTCTGGTGAGATGTGAGGTGATTAATATTCAGCCGGGAGACGGCAGCGGCTATAAAGTTGCCCTCAGCTACCAAAACCTCAAAGAAGAAGATCGCCGCAAACTGATTTACTTCATTCAATCCAAAGAAATCGAACTCGCCCAGCAACAGCGGGCTGCCCAGCAATAA
- a CDS encoding flagellar protein FlgN has protein sequence MSPMDNFFNQSQVPSLLAELHHLLGEFRSTLEQEAQAIQKNRSEEVLAVLGGKQQQAEALNLLTEQINKQLSPLSLQLSDLFSLQHFERLPESQQESVLAILQLTEACHTLNQSNGMAIKLLSNINQHAIDLVFGKDKGVKLYSPEGVTQSDTTRKSLGKA, from the coding sequence ATGAGCCCGATGGATAATTTTTTCAACCAATCGCAAGTCCCCTCACTACTTGCCGAGTTGCATCATCTATTGGGTGAATTCCGTTCCACACTGGAACAAGAAGCGCAAGCCATTCAGAAAAACCGCTCCGAGGAGGTACTCGCCGTCCTCGGCGGCAAACAACAGCAAGCCGAAGCCCTGAATCTGCTTACCGAACAGATTAACAAACAGCTCTCCCCTCTTTCGCTTCAACTTTCCGATCTTTTCTCCTTACAGCATTTCGAGCGCCTGCCCGAATCTCAGCAAGAGTCGGTTCTGGCGATTCTACAACTGACCGAAGCCTGCCACACCCTCAACCAATCTAATGGAATGGCGATAAAATTGCTTAGTAATATCAACCAGCATGCCATCGATCTGGTTTTCGGCAAGGACAAAGGCGTTAAGCTTTACAGCCCCGAAGGCGTCACCCAAAGCGACACAACCAGAAAGTCCCTGGGAAAAGCTTAA
- the flgM gene encoding flagellar biosynthesis anti-sigma factor FlgM gives MDVNNNLNNSVMSTRPNETPTKPQTNAESGVETAVSGGEDKVTLTGGLGQVKELQAKAESMPIDNSQRISELKAAIADGSYQVNADSVASKLMQTENMLAKG, from the coding sequence ATGGATGTCAACAACAATTTAAATAACTCGGTAATGAGTACACGACCGAATGAAACGCCGACCAAACCACAGACCAATGCAGAAAGCGGCGTCGAAACAGCGGTTAGCGGAGGAGAGGACAAGGTGACTTTGACAGGCGGCCTTGGACAGGTTAAAGAACTGCAAGCGAAGGCTGAAAGCATGCCAATCGATAATTCACAGCGTATTTCAGAATTGAAAGCAGCGATTGCCGACGGTTCGTATCAAGTCAACGCCGACAGCGTTGCCAGTAAGTTGATGCAGACCGAAAACATGCTGGCTAAAGGTTAA
- the flgA gene encoding flagellar basal body P-ring formation chaperone FlgA yields MKNVIHSVTLVTIRSLILFLSCSYSGLVSAQEYESVETLSHQASEYIKQKIDQKVYRPKIELRSLSENLQLPKCQNTVDIADRNPDIYAGRMTLSLSCKTPNWRIFIPVRVEGDLKVVVAIQGILKNAVIESQDVAYQYRSYKEVPRSGNVSLQQVIGMRARQNIGAGKILTLNYLSPPLWVRKSQPITLITRFNGIEVKADGTALEDGSEKDTVKVENTTSKKKLKGIVIAPGTVRIP; encoded by the coding sequence ATGAAAAACGTCATTCACTCCGTCACCCTTGTCACTATCCGCAGCTTGATTCTGTTCCTGAGCTGCAGCTATTCCGGCTTGGTTTCCGCTCAGGAATACGAGTCGGTAGAGACTCTGAGCCATCAGGCTTCTGAATATATAAAGCAAAAAATCGACCAAAAGGTTTACCGACCCAAAATCGAACTGCGCTCTCTCAGCGAAAATCTACAGCTCCCCAAATGTCAGAACACGGTCGACATTGCCGACCGCAACCCCGATATTTATGCCGGTCGAATGACTCTCAGCCTATCCTGCAAGACGCCGAACTGGCGAATCTTTATCCCAGTCCGGGTAGAAGGCGATCTCAAAGTGGTGGTCGCTATTCAAGGAATTCTCAAAAATGCCGTTATAGAATCACAAGACGTTGCCTATCAGTACCGTTCTTATAAGGAAGTGCCGCGTTCGGGCAACGTCAGCCTGCAACAGGTTATCGGGATGAGAGCCCGGCAGAATATCGGTGCCGGCAAAATTTTGACACTGAATTACCTTTCTCCGCCCCTATGGGTGAGGAAAAGCCAACCCATCACCTTGATTACCCGTTTCAACGGCATTGAGGTAAAGGCTGACGGCACCGCTCTTGAAGACGGATCGGAAAAAGACACTGTTAAGGTTGAAAACACAACCTCAAAGAAAAAATTAAAAGGCATAGTTATTGCTCCGGGAACGGTGCGCATCCCGTAA
- a CDS encoding chemotaxis protein, with protein sequence MSNFLKGVDQRTSLAGMNRMELLLFRIQGEQLFGINVFKVREVIRTPQISPVPKADSRIVGVSDIRGQTMPMIDLGKALDYPAISPENYAESFTIVTEFNSSIQGFLVQNVDRIVHLRWEDILPPPDSLQNLNYLTGITRAQNQLVEIVDVEKVLVEVSGISNSAADTFLRNHQVESEAGDYFILAADDSSVARTQLKGIFDKIGVDYEILSNGKMALQWLDRWAERCENAPGSAEKLLMVISDIEMPEMDGYTLTTSIRKDDRLKSLYVVLNSSLSGGFNEKLTEKVGANVFLSKWHADDLARIIVERLSQVVENKRAV encoded by the coding sequence ATGTCGAATTTTCTTAAGGGTGTCGATCAAAGAACGTCTCTGGCCGGAATGAACCGGATGGAGTTGCTGTTGTTTCGAATTCAGGGAGAACAGCTGTTTGGAATTAACGTCTTTAAGGTACGTGAAGTGATTCGCACACCGCAGATTTCACCGGTGCCGAAAGCCGATTCCCGAATTGTCGGGGTTTCCGATATTCGCGGTCAGACCATGCCGATGATCGATTTGGGAAAAGCGTTGGATTACCCGGCGATTTCACCGGAGAACTACGCGGAAAGCTTCACCATTGTGACGGAATTCAACAGCTCGATTCAGGGGTTTCTGGTGCAAAACGTCGATCGCATCGTCCATCTGCGCTGGGAGGATATTCTGCCTCCGCCGGATTCGCTGCAAAATCTGAATTATCTGACCGGGATAACTCGCGCCCAGAATCAGTTGGTCGAAATTGTCGATGTCGAAAAGGTTCTGGTTGAAGTGTCCGGCATCTCTAACTCGGCTGCCGACACCTTTTTACGCAATCATCAGGTTGAGAGTGAGGCGGGCGATTACTTCATTCTGGCGGCTGACGACTCTTCGGTGGCCAGAACACAATTGAAGGGAATTTTCGACAAAATCGGTGTGGATTATGAAATCCTCAGCAATGGGAAGATGGCCTTGCAGTGGTTGGATCGCTGGGCGGAACGTTGCGAGAACGCCCCCGGCAGTGCCGAAAAGCTATTAATGGTGATTTCCGATATCGAAATGCCGGAAATGGATGGTTATACCCTGACGACCAGTATTCGCAAGGATGATCGCTTAAAGTCCTTGTATGTGGTTTTGAATTCTTCGCTGAGTGGCGGTTTCAATGAAAAACTGACGGAAAAAGTCGGAGCCAACGTATTTTTATCGAAATGGCATGCCGATGATCTGGCAAGAATCATCGTCGAGCGTCTGAGTCAGGTTGTGGAAAATAAGCGGGCTGTTTAG
- a CDS encoding flagellar assembly protein T N-terminal domain-containing protein, translating into MRKTSGWMALKIAGVMLALIQAAPADEVEPQNECFEVVGTASMQGVSEGFAKKMAIRDALKSASMRRGLQVRSQTTMKQMQITEDRTHFQTESKVQSFTVLQAGLESSEDMYGVAKPAPLNYEVRLQVCLGDAEGQCGHGGKAYQARLLVAPLVVEDTASVSDIRSLVQGYSFALADTLKEFGYRNLALSQNTHIPVSDRATGPNLDRDFLNEVYERSGAQYALLSILRSASVRNTDSQTWNQVKRMYNFSIEANQRFLKLDTYIVDLLQGRVEHRFEKSIELNGQVRVGREHPFGSAAFWRTQTGGGFRTLLQTSAEDTVKALQCKPFQASIADIRGREYFIYLNQASGVEVGDELAVYHKLDRPVSYAGTSLGSDMQPGAFLKVTRIMPEFAVAEISESADKIVSIGDRVMPW; encoded by the coding sequence ATGAGAAAAACGTCTGGCTGGATGGCTTTGAAAATTGCGGGGGTAATGCTGGCTTTGATTCAAGCGGCCCCGGCGGATGAGGTGGAGCCGCAAAACGAATGTTTTGAAGTGGTCGGTACCGCTTCGATGCAGGGTGTCAGTGAAGGGTTTGCCAAAAAAATGGCAATTCGAGATGCATTGAAATCCGCCAGCATGCGTCGAGGGTTGCAGGTTCGTTCGCAAACGACGATGAAGCAGATGCAGATCACCGAAGACCGTACACATTTTCAAACCGAATCAAAAGTGCAAAGCTTTACGGTTCTTCAGGCGGGGCTGGAGTCCTCTGAAGATATGTACGGCGTCGCCAAGCCCGCACCGTTAAATTACGAGGTACGTCTCCAAGTCTGTCTTGGCGATGCGGAGGGGCAGTGCGGGCATGGCGGGAAAGCCTATCAAGCGCGTTTGCTGGTGGCACCGCTGGTGGTCGAGGATACGGCTTCCGTTTCGGATATCCGCAGTTTGGTGCAGGGGTATTCTTTTGCTCTGGCCGACACCTTGAAGGAATTCGGGTATCGTAATTTGGCGCTGTCGCAGAATACTCATATTCCGGTATCGGATCGAGCCACAGGGCCGAACTTGGATAGAGATTTTCTGAATGAGGTATACGAACGCAGCGGCGCGCAATATGCTCTTTTGTCCATATTGCGTTCGGCATCGGTACGAAATACCGACAGCCAAACCTGGAACCAGGTGAAGCGAATGTATAATTTTTCGATTGAAGCGAATCAACGTTTTTTGAAGCTGGATACCTATATCGTTGATTTGCTTCAAGGCAGAGTTGAACACCGTTTTGAAAAATCCATCGAGCTTAACGGCCAGGTTCGAGTCGGGCGCGAACACCCGTTCGGCAGTGCGGCTTTCTGGCGGACGCAGACCGGCGGAGGCTTTAGAACTTTGCTTCAGACTTCGGCAGAGGACACCGTTAAAGCATTGCAGTGCAAGCCTTTTCAAGCTTCGATTGCCGATATTCGCGGTAGAGAGTATTTTATTTATCTGAATCAGGCATCCGGAGTTGAAGTCGGTGATGAGCTGGCGGTCTATCATAAACTGGATCGGCCTGTGAGCTATGCAGGCACTTCGCTCGGAAGTGATATGCAGCCGGGCGCTTTTCTGAAAGTGACTCGGATTATGCCCGAATTTGCAGTGGCGGAAATCAGCGAATCCGCCGATAAGATCGTTTCGATCGGCGATCGAGTGATGCCTTGGTAA
- the flgB gene encoding flagellar basal body rod protein FlgB, protein MADSIFGIHEQALLIRNQRAQVLANNIANADTPNYKARDIDFRAALSEATSSGASENDLPLAKTDAGHLQSDGGLTTSQFLKYRQPLQPSLDGNTVEGHVEKAKFMENAIQQQATLEFLNGKITGIRNALKGE, encoded by the coding sequence ATGGCGGATTCGATTTTCGGCATTCACGAACAGGCGCTGTTGATCCGTAATCAGCGGGCTCAAGTTCTGGCGAATAATATCGCCAATGCAGATACACCGAATTACAAGGCGCGCGATATCGATTTCCGAGCGGCTTTGAGCGAAGCGACTTCAAGCGGGGCAAGTGAAAACGATTTGCCGCTGGCTAAAACCGATGCCGGACATTTGCAGAGTGACGGAGGTTTGACAACCTCGCAATTTCTGAAATACCGTCAGCCATTGCAACCGTCTCTGGACGGCAATACGGTTGAAGGTCATGTCGAGAAAGCGAAGTTCATGGAAAACGCCATTCAGCAACAGGCTACGCTGGAATTTTTAAACGGCAAAATTACCGGCATTCGCAATGCCCTTAAGGGTGAATAA
- the flgC gene encoding flagellar basal body rod protein FlgC, translating into MSVFSILDISASAMQAQTVRLNTVASNLANADSVSSNAETTYRSKQPIFQEILQQQQGGSGVQVKEIVESQAPLVMEYNPNHPLANEQGYIYRPNVDTVEEMANMLSASRSYETNVEVMNTSKQLLLRTIQLGN; encoded by the coding sequence ATGTCAGTTTTTTCAATTCTCGATATTTCCGCTTCGGCGATGCAGGCACAAACCGTGAGACTGAATACGGTGGCTTCTAATCTGGCCAATGCGGACAGTGTCAGTTCGAATGCCGAAACGACCTATCGATCGAAACAGCCGATATTTCAGGAAATTCTGCAACAGCAACAGGGCGGTAGCGGTGTTCAGGTAAAAGAGATCGTTGAAAGTCAGGCGCCGCTCGTCATGGAATACAATCCGAACCACCCTTTGGCAAACGAACAGGGATATATCTATCGTCCGAATGTCGATACGGTGGAAGAGATGGCAAACATGTTGTCGGCTTCGCGTTCTTACGAAACGAATGTGGAAGTGATGAATACTTCCAAGCAGCTGTTGCTGCGTACGATTCAACTCGGCAACTGA
- a CDS encoding flagellar hook capping FlgD N-terminal domain-containing protein → MSTISTSTTSNDYLSALQQSSDSSASAPNTVMDQQDFLMLLTTQLQNQDPTQPMDPTSFVSDLTQMSQLEATTSMTQAMQAMTESFQNIQTMQAATMIGKKVLVDGEDFSHTEGDVSQIRLQPDQDLSDVSVVISDESGLVRQMTVGDLAAGETIIDWDGLDDDGNARAGGVYSLTVYGTDAEGELQTVNTVVSSEVTTVGINKDGSMTLTLATGEEVDVDDVREISS, encoded by the coding sequence ATGTCAACCATTTCGACCTCTACAACGTCAAACGATTATCTCTCGGCTTTGCAACAAAGTTCCGACTCATCCGCGAGTGCGCCGAACACGGTTATGGATCAGCAAGACTTTTTGATGTTGCTGACGACGCAATTGCAGAATCAGGATCCGACTCAGCCGATGGATCCGACCAGTTTTGTCAGTGATCTGACACAGATGAGTCAGTTGGAAGCGACAACCAGTATGACTCAGGCGATGCAGGCGATGACGGAAAGTTTCCAGAATATCCAAACCATGCAGGCGGCGACCATGATCGGTAAGAAAGTTCTGGTCGACGGCGAAGATTTTTCTCACACCGAAGGCGATGTCTCGCAGATTCGTCTGCAACCAGATCAGGACTTGAGTGATGTGTCGGTGGTGATCAGTGACGAAAGTGGGCTGGTCAGACAAATGACGGTTGGTGATTTGGCTGCCGGTGAAACGATCATCGATTGGGACGGCTTGGACGATGACGGGAACGCTCGTGCCGGTGGTGTCTACAGTTTGACCGTTTACGGCACAGATGCGGAGGGCGAATTGCAAACCGTGAACACGGTTGTTTCCTCGGAAGTCACGACGGTCGGTATTAATAAAGACGGAAGCATGACATTGACTCTGGCAACCGGAGAGGAAGTCGATGTGGATGATGTTCGGGAAATCAGTTCTTAA